The following are from one region of the Erwinia billingiae Eb661 genome:
- the rpmD gene encoding 50S ribosomal protein L30, with the protein MAKTIKITQTRSSIGRLPKHKATLLGLGLRRINHTVEREDTPAVRGMVNAISYMVKVEE; encoded by the coding sequence ATGGCTAAGACTATTAAGATTACTCAAACCCGCAGTTCGATCGGTCGTTTGCCAAAACACAAGGCAACGCTGCTTGGCCTGGGTCTGCGTCGTATTAACCACACCGTAGAGCGTGAAGACACGCCAGCTGTACGCGGTATGGTCAACGCGATTTCGTACATGGTTAAAGTGGAGGAGTAA
- the secY gene encoding preprotein translocase subunit SecY → MAKQPGLDFQSAKGGFGELKRRLLFVIGALIVFRIGSFIPIPGIDATVLAKLLEQQRGTIIEMFNMFSGGALSRASIFALGIMPYISASIIIQLLTVVHPALAEIKKEGEAGRRKISQYTRYGTLVLGIFQSVGIATGLPNMPGMQGLVLNPGFAFYFTAVVSLVTGTMFLMWLGEQITERGIGNGISIIIFAGIVAGLPPAVGHTIEQARQGDLHFLLLLLVAVLVFAVTFFVVYVERGQRRIVVNYAKRQQGRRVYAAQSTHLPLKVNMAGVIPAIFASSIILFPATIASWFGGGTGWNWLTTISMNLQPGQPLYVLLYATAIIFFCFFYTALVFNPRETADNLKKSGAFVPGIRPGEQTAKYIDKVMTRLTLVGALYITFICLIPEFMRDAMKVPFYFGGTSLLIVVVVIMDFMAQVQTLMMSSQYESALKKANLKGYGR, encoded by the coding sequence ATGGCTAAGCAACCAGGATTAGATTTTCAAAGTGCCAAGGGTGGTTTTGGCGAACTAAAACGCAGACTTCTGTTTGTTATTGGTGCGCTGATTGTTTTCCGAATTGGTTCTTTTATTCCGATCCCTGGTATCGATGCCACTGTACTTGCCAAACTGCTTGAGCAACAGCGTGGCACCATCATTGAAATGTTTAACATGTTCTCTGGTGGTGCCCTCAGCCGTGCTTCTATCTTTGCCCTGGGTATTATGCCGTACATTTCGGCCTCTATTATTATCCAGCTGCTGACGGTGGTTCATCCAGCGTTAGCTGAAATAAAGAAAGAAGGGGAGGCTGGCCGTCGTAAGATTAGCCAGTACACCCGTTACGGTACGTTGGTATTAGGGATATTTCAGTCTGTCGGTATTGCTACCGGTTTACCGAATATGCCTGGAATGCAGGGCCTGGTGTTAAACCCAGGCTTTGCTTTCTACTTTACCGCTGTTGTTAGCCTGGTTACCGGAACAATGTTCCTGATGTGGCTGGGTGAACAGATTACTGAGCGAGGTATCGGCAACGGTATCTCAATCATAATCTTCGCTGGTATTGTTGCGGGATTGCCGCCGGCCGTTGGCCATACTATCGAGCAAGCAAGGCAAGGCGACCTGCACTTCCTCCTGTTGCTGTTGGTTGCAGTTCTCGTATTTGCAGTGACCTTCTTCGTTGTTTACGTTGAGCGTGGTCAACGCCGCATTGTGGTGAACTATGCGAAACGTCAGCAAGGCCGTCGTGTCTATGCTGCACAGAGCACACATTTACCGTTGAAAGTGAATATGGCCGGGGTTATCCCAGCAATCTTTGCTTCCAGCATTATTCTGTTCCCAGCGACCATCGCTTCTTGGTTCGGGGGCGGTACCGGTTGGAACTGGCTGACGACTATTTCGATGAATTTGCAGCCCGGACAACCGCTTTATGTGCTACTCTATGCGACTGCAATCATCTTCTTCTGTTTCTTCTACACAGCGCTGGTGTTCAACCCGCGTGAAACAGCAGATAACCTGAAGAAGTCCGGTGCATTTGTACCAGGAATTCGTCCGGGAGAACAGACGGCGAAGTACATCGATAAAGTAATGACTCGCCTGACTTTGGTCGGCGCGCTCTACATTACTTTCATCTGCCTGATCCCGGAGTTCATGCGTGATGCGATGAAAGTCCCATTCTACTTCGGCGGTACATCACTGCTGATCGTAGTGGTTGTCATCATGGACTTTATGGCTCAAGTGCAAACTCTGATGATGTCTAGTCAGTATGAGTCTGCATTGAAGAAAGCAAACCTGAAAGGCTACGGCCGTTAA
- the rplF gene encoding 50S ribosomal protein L6: protein MSRVAKAPVVIPAGVEVKLDGQVISIKGKNGELTRTLNSAVEVKHVDNTLTFAPREGFTDGWAQAGTSRALLNGMVIGVTEGFSKKLQLVGVGYRAAVKGNSVSLALGFSHPVDHALPAGITAECPTQTEIVLKGADKQLIGQVAADLRAYRRPEPYKGKGVRYADEVVRTKEAKKK, encoded by the coding sequence ATGTCTCGTGTTGCTAAAGCACCTGTCGTGATTCCTGCAGGCGTAGAGGTAAAACTCGACGGTCAGGTAATTTCGATTAAAGGTAAAAACGGCGAGCTGACTCGTACTTTGAACTCTGCTGTAGAAGTTAAGCATGTTGACAACACCCTGACTTTCGCCCCGCGCGAAGGCTTCACGGATGGTTGGGCACAGGCTGGTACTTCTCGTGCATTGTTGAACGGTATGGTTATCGGTGTTACCGAAGGCTTCTCTAAGAAGTTACAGCTGGTTGGTGTAGGTTATCGTGCAGCCGTTAAAGGCAACTCTGTGAGCTTGGCCCTGGGCTTCTCTCACCCTGTTGACCACGCGCTGCCAGCCGGAATTACTGCTGAATGTCCAACTCAGACTGAGATCGTGCTGAAAGGCGCTGATAAACAGCTGATTGGCCAGGTAGCAGCAGATCTCCGCGCCTACCGTCGTCCTGAGCCTTATAAAGGCAAGGGTGTTCGTTACGCCGACGAAGTCGTGCGTACCAAAGAGGCTAAGAAGAAGTAA
- the rplR gene encoding 50S ribosomal protein L18: MDKKSARIRRATRARRKLKELGATRLVVHRTPRHIYAQVIAPNGSEILVAASTVEKAIGEQLKYTGNKDAAAAVGKAVAERAIEKGIKNVSFDRSGFQYHGRVQALADAAREAGLQF; the protein is encoded by the coding sequence ATGGATAAGAAATCTGCTCGTATCCGTCGTGCGACCCGCGCACGCCGTAAGCTCAAAGAGCTTGGTGCAACTCGCCTGGTGGTACATCGTACCCCGCGTCATATTTACGCACAGGTAATTGCTCCAAACGGCTCTGAAATCCTGGTTGCTGCTTCTACTGTAGAAAAAGCAATCGGTGAGCAATTGAAGTACACAGGAAACAAAGACGCCGCAGCAGCTGTTGGTAAAGCAGTAGCTGAGCGCGCAATCGAAAAAGGCATCAAAAATGTTTCTTTCGACCGCTCTGGTTTCCAATATCATGGTCGTGTCCAGGCACTGGCAGATGCTGCCCGTGAAGCTGGCCTACAGTTCTAA
- the rplO gene encoding 50S ribosomal protein L15 gives MRLNTLSPAEGSKHAAKRVGRGIGSGLGKTAGRGHKGQNSRSGGGVRRGFEGGQMPLYRRLPKFGFTSRKAMVTAEVRLSDLLKVEGGIVDLNTLKAANIIGIQIEFAKVILSGEVSAPVTVRGLRVTKGARAAIEAAGGKIEE, from the coding sequence ATGCGTTTAAATACTCTGTCTCCGGCCGAAGGGTCTAAACACGCTGCGAAGCGTGTTGGTCGTGGTATTGGTTCTGGCCTCGGCAAGACCGCTGGTCGTGGTCACAAAGGTCAGAACTCACGTTCTGGCGGTGGCGTACGTCGCGGTTTCGAAGGCGGCCAGATGCCTCTGTACCGTCGTCTGCCGAAATTCGGTTTCACCTCACGTAAAGCAATGGTTACGGCAGAAGTTCGTCTGTCTGACCTGCTGAAAGTGGAAGGCGGAATCGTCGACCTGAACACGCTGAAAGCAGCCAACATTATCGGAATTCAGATTGAATTCGCTAAAGTTATTCTGTCTGGCGAAGTCTCTGCACCGGTAACGGTTCGCGGTCTGCGTGTCACTAAAGGCGCTCGTGCTGCAATCGAAGCTGCTGGCGGTAAAATTGAGGAATAA
- the rpsN gene encoding 30S ribosomal protein S14: MAKQSMKAREVVRVKLADKYRAKREELKAIISGVNSSDEDRWNAVLKLQTLPRDSSPSRQRKRCRQTGRPHGYVGKFGLSRIKLREAAMRGEVPGLKKASW, translated from the coding sequence ATGGCTAAGCAATCGATGAAAGCACGCGAAGTCGTTCGCGTGAAACTGGCTGACAAGTACCGCGCTAAACGCGAGGAACTGAAAGCTATCATTTCAGGTGTGAACTCATCCGACGAAGATCGTTGGAATGCTGTTCTCAAGCTGCAAACTCTGCCGCGTGATTCCAGCCCGTCTCGTCAGCGTAAACGCTGCCGCCAAACTGGCCGTCCACATGGTTATGTGGGCAAGTTCGGGTTGAGCCGTATCAAGCTTCGTGAAGCCGCTATGCGCGGTGAAGTACCTGGCTTGAAAAAGGCTAGCTGGTAA
- the rpsE gene encoding 30S ribosomal protein S5 produces the protein MAHIEKQAGELQEKLIAVNRVSKTVKGGRIFSFTALTVVGDGNGRIGFGYGKAREVPAAIQKAMEKARRNMINVALNNGTLQHPVKGVHTGSRVFMMPASEGTGIIAGGAMRAVLEVAGVHNVLAKAYGSTNPINVVRATLDGLGNMNSPEMVAAKRGKSVEDILG, from the coding sequence ATGGCACACATCGAAAAACAAGCTGGCGAACTGCAGGAAAAGCTGATCGCGGTAAATCGCGTATCTAAAACCGTTAAAGGCGGTCGTATCTTCTCCTTCACTGCATTGACAGTGGTTGGCGACGGTAACGGTCGTATCGGTTTTGGTTACGGAAAAGCGCGTGAAGTTCCAGCAGCGATCCAGAAAGCTATGGAAAAAGCTCGTCGCAACATGATCAATGTTGCGTTGAACAACGGTACTCTGCAGCACCCAGTTAAAGGTGTGCACACAGGTTCTCGTGTGTTCATGATGCCGGCTTCTGAAGGTACCGGTATTATTGCCGGTGGTGCAATGCGCGCCGTCCTGGAAGTCGCTGGGGTTCATAACGTTTTGGCTAAAGCCTACGGTTCCACTAACCCGATTAACGTGGTTCGTGCAACGCTGGATGGCCTGGGCAACATGAATTCCCCAGAAATGGTCGCTGCTAAGCGTGGCAAATCCGTTGAAGACATTCTGGGGTAA
- the rpmJ gene encoding 50S ribosomal protein L36 yields MKVRASVKKLCRNCKIVRREGVVRVICSAEPKHKQRQG; encoded by the coding sequence ATGAAAGTTCGTGCTTCCGTCAAGAAATTATGTCGTAACTGCAAAATCGTTCGCCGCGAAGGTGTCGTTCGTGTTATTTGCAGCGCCGAGCCTAAGCATAAACAGCGTCAAGGCTAA
- the rpsH gene encoding 30S ribosomal protein S8, protein MSMQDPIADMLTRIRNGQSANKVAVTMPSSKLKLAIAKLLKEEGYIEEFKIEGDTKPELELTLKYFQGKAVVESIQRVSRPGLRIYKRKDELPKVMAGLGIAVISTSKGVMTDRAARQAGLGGEIICYVA, encoded by the coding sequence ATGAGCATGCAAGATCCGATCGCGGATATGCTGACCCGTATCCGTAACGGTCAATCTGCGAATAAAGTAGCGGTTACCATGCCTTCCTCCAAGCTGAAATTGGCTATTGCCAAGCTGCTGAAGGAAGAAGGATATATTGAAGAATTTAAAATCGAAGGCGACACCAAGCCAGAACTGGAACTTACTCTTAAGTATTTCCAGGGCAAGGCAGTGGTAGAGAGCATTCAGCGTGTTAGTCGTCCAGGTCTGCGCATCTACAAACGCAAAGACGAGCTGCCAAAAGTTATGGCAGGACTGGGTATCGCTGTTATTTCTACCTCTAAAGGTGTTATGACCGATCGTGCAGCGCGCCAGGCTGGTCTTGGTGGCGAAATTATCTGCTACGTAGCTTAA